TGCCGCCGAACATCGCGATGACGAAGACGACCACGAACCCGCTCGCAAACAGCAGCTTCGACTGGGCGAGGAACTCGAGGGGGGACATCCCGCCGTCGGCCGCGACCGTTCCCTCGCCGTCGACGCCCGCGGTCTCGTCGAACGAGGCGACCTGCGCGTAGGCGGCCGCGGCGACCGCAGGAACCGCGAGGAGCGCGGCGACGAGTTGCCACTCGAGGAACGTCAGCAAGACGGCGGCGACGAACGGGCCGAGGGCGGTGCCGACGTTGCCGGCGGCGCCGTGGTAGGCGAGGGCGGTTCCCGTACCGTGGGTCCCCCGCGTGAGCAACGAGAGCGCCGCCGGATGGTAGACGCTGGCGGCGGCCCCCCAGACGACCAGCGCGACGGCGACCAGCCAGACGCTCGTCGCGAGGCTCAACAGCAGGAATCCGGCGCCCATTCCGAGGATCGAGCCGGTGACGAGCGTCTTGGAACCGTAGCTATCGGAGAGAACGCCGCTCGGGACGGCGCCGACGCCGATCAGCGCGTAGCCGACCGCGACGACGGTTCCGATGAGCGCGGCGGAGGCGTCGAAGGCGACGAGCCAGACCACGACGAACAGCGGAATCGCCATCTCGTAGCCGTGAAACATGGCGTGACCGACCATCGTAAAGCGCGTGATGGCCCGGTCGTTCCCGTCCATGGCTATCACTCACACAGCCGGGTGTTAAACGCACGCCTCGAAGCCGTCGCTGCCGGTTTCGACGGCGGTAGAAACGCGGGGCGGCCGACTACAGGTAGCCCTCGCCAACCAGCCGCTCGATCCCCTCCCGCAGCCGCTCCTCGCTCGCCGCGTAGGAGATCCGCGCGTAGCCGGGCGTCCCGAACGCGCTCCCCGGAACCGTGGCGACGTGGGCGTCCTCGAGTGCGCCCTCACACCACGCCTGGTCGTCCACTCGCGGCTCGTCGCCGCTCTCCGAGGCGCGTGGCGCCTCGCTCGTGGGCAGCATCATGTAGAACGCCCCGTCGGGAACCGCGACGTCGACACCCTCCTCGGCGAGCAGGTCGGCGACGAGGTCGCGCCGGGCCTCGAAGGCGCCGACCATCTCCGCGACCGCATCGTCGGTGTTCTCGAGGGCCTCGACCCCGGCGTGCTGGACGAAATTCACGGCACAAGAGACGGAGTGGCTGTGGAGCTTGCCGGCCTGCTCGATCAGTTCCTGGGGGCCGGCGAGGTAACCGAGCCGCCAGCCGGTCATCGAGTACGCCTTCGAGAAGCCGTTGACGGTGACGGTTCGCTCTGCCATCCCTTCCAGGGTACCGAGGCTCGTCGGCTCGACGCCGTAGGTGATCTCCTTGTAGATCTCGTCGGAAATGACGGTGAAATCGTGCTCGACGGCCAGATCCCGGACGCCCTCGAGGGCCGCCTCGGAGTAGACCGCGCCGGTCGGGTTCGACGGCGAGTTGACGATCAGGAGGTCGGTGTCGTCGGAGACGGCGTCGGCGAGGTCGTCGAGGCCGGGCTCGAGCTGGAAGTCGTACGGCGAGAGGTCGACCCGCGAGAGCGAGCCGCCCGCCATCGTCACCATCGCCTCGTAGGAAACCCAGGCGGGGTCGAGGAGGACGACCTCGTCTCCCTCCTGAATCAGCGCGTGGATCACCTCGTACAGCGCCTGCTTGCCGCCGGGGGTGACGATCACGTTGTCGGCCTCCCACTCGAGGCCGTCGCCCTGGAGCGTCCGGGCGATGGCTTCTCGGAGCTCCGGGATGCCCTTCGAGGTGGTGTAGCCGGTGTCGCCGGCCTCCATCGACGCCTCGGCGGCTTCGACGACGTTCTCGGGGGTCGGGAAGTCGGGTTCGCCGACGGAGAGGTCGACGACGTCTTCGCCCTCGGCCTCGAGTTCGGAGGCGAGCGCGGAGATGGCGAGCGTTGCGGACGGTTCGACGCTGGTAACGCGGTCGGTGAAGTGCATAGTCATTGTTGTATCGGTGTTCTCAGGGCTCCGGGAGCGATTCGACGAGGCTGAGCGCGCCGTCGACGGCCTTCGCGGCGTTGTCGACGCGTTCGCGGGCCTCCGCGGCGGACATGCCGGGGCCGGTGACGCCGAGGGTCACCGGCGTGTCGCGCTCGAGGCTCACGTCAGACAGCCGCGCCGCGGCGGCGTCAGTGATCACCTGGTCGTGATCCGTGTCACCGGTGATCACCGCGCCGATCACGACGACGCAGTCGACTTCATTCACGCGAGCCAGCCGGTCGGCCGCGAGCGGCGCGTCGTAGACGCCGGGGACGCGGACGGTTTCGTAAACCTCCACGCCCGCGCTTTCGGCGACCTCGAGGGCGGCCTCTTCCATCTGCTCGGTGATCGGGCGGTTGAACTCCGCGACCACCAGTCCGAGCGCGGTCATGCTCGAGCGGTGGATTGGCTGGGTCAAAGAGGTACCGTTATGTGCGAACTTTGGTGAGCACATTGCTCGATACCGCTCCTACTTCGTGGTTCCGTGCGAGAGTGATCGCACGCGGAACTCCTTCGGCTGCAGAAATATGTATGGTCTACCATCTCGTTCGTTCAGCCATGGAAACCGACGCGAGCTCACGGGTCCAGTTCACTACCCGTCGCGTCGTCCGCGTATTCGGCCTGCTCGTGGCGCTTCCGCTCGGATTGGCCGTTCTTTCGGTGCTCCCCTCCGGTTTCCTTCCGGAGAGCGCAATCTCCGTCCTGGAACGGCCCTTTATCCTGCTCGTCTATCTCCCGGTTGCAATCGTCGGGCTACTCGTTTTCGAACCGCTCCGTCTCTCCGAACTGCTTGCTCCCGTTCCGTTCGTCTCTGAGATCGCGTTTCTGGCCGGCTTGCTGGGGTTCTACTACCTCCTCGCGGTCCTGCTGGTCAACTCCGTCGCGTTCGTCCGCCGAGCCACGGCCGAATGACGTATTCGGAACCCGAACGGGGGTGTCGCTTCCTGCGGAGTAGTAGCGGAAACCGACCGCATCACCGGCCACCGGTACGAGGTCGGCTCTGTCAGCGTGAGAGCGTTCGTGAACGGTTCGCTCGAGTCGTCCGTCCGACGAAACGACGCGTTCCGTCGATTTTAAGCGCGATCGGCGAGAACCGCCGCCAAATGACGACGCTACGAACGCCGGGGCCGACGCTCGGCGTCGTCGGCGGGGGACAGCTCGGACGAATGCTCGCGGAGGCGGCCGCGCCGCTGGGGGTCGACGTAGTCGTCCTCGATCCGACGCCCGACTGTCCGGCCGCGCCGGTCGCCAGCGACCAGATCGTCGGCGACTTCGACGACGAGGCGGGGGTCCGCGAACTCGCCGCGCGGGCCGACGTGCTCACCTTCGAGATCGAACTCGCTGACCAGGACCTCCTCGAGCGCGCGAGCGACCGGTCGGGCACGCCGGTTCACCCCCGACCGGAGACGCTGCGGCTGATCCACGACAAGCTGGTCCAGAAGGAGGCGCTCGAGGAGGCAGGGATCCCCGTCCCGCCGTTTCGGGCGGTCGAGGACGCCGACGACGTGCGGGCGGCGATCGACGACTACGGCGCGCCGGTGATGCTGAAGGCCCGAACCGGCGGGTACGACGGCCGGGGGAACGTCCCCGTCGAGTCGACGGCCGAGGCGGACGAGGCGCTCGAGGCCGTCGCCGGCCCCGCCATGGTCGAAGCGTTCGTGGAGTTCGAACGCGAGGTGTCGGTGATCGCGGTCAAAGGCGACGGCGAGACGGCGACGTTTCCGGTCGGGGAGAACGTTCACGAAGACGAGATCCTGCGGGAGACGATCGTGCCGGCGCGCTCGAGCCCCGCCGTCGAGGGGCGCGCCCGCGAGGTCGCGACGGACGTCCTCGAGCTGATGGCGGGACGGGGCGTCTACGGGATCGAGCTGTTCGAGGTGAGCGGGGAGTCGGCGGCTGACGGGCCGATTCTGGTCAACGAGATCGCCCCGCGCCCGCACAACTCGGGCCACTGGACGATCGAGGGCGCGCAGTGTTCGCAGTTCGAACAGCACGCCCGCGCCGTCCTGGGGTGGCCCCTCGGCTCGACCGTCCTGCGGGGACCGACGGTGTCGACGAACCTGCTCGGCGACGGCGCGGAGAACCGGCCCGCGGCGCTTCGAAACGTCGATCGGATACTCGAGACCGCGGGCGCACACCTCCACTGGTACGGCAAGCGCGAGGCGCGACCGCTCCGGAAACTGGGCCACGTGACCGTTGCGGGTGACGAGACAGACGAAGCCGAGGACCTCCTCGAGACGGCGCGACGCCTCCGGGATGCGGTGACGTTCGAGTAGCCGGTTTCAGCTGCCAATACAGCAACTATTTTGCCCCGCCGGTCCCGTGTGCTCGACGAGTGAACGGATCATATCGAGAGCGCGCTGCTGGGGGGTCGGTTCGCGCACTCTGTCTCACCCCGGACGAGACGCTCGGCGGGCGGGAGCCGGCGGCGTTCGAATCGGACGAGTTCTCGCTGTCGCCGGTTGCCGACCGCGAGCGGATGCGCCGGGACGCCCTCGACGCGGACTGCGCCGTCGTCGACGGAACGAACGACGGTTCGATCGAGGCGGTCGAGGCGTTGCTCGAGGCGCACCCGACGCTTCCGGTCATCGTCGTCGGTGGGTCGGTCGACCTCGAGGCGCGGGCGCTCGAAGCCGGCGTCACCGAATGTCTGCGCGACGAGACGCTGGATCGGAATCCGGGTCTCCTCGAAGCGCGGGTCCGCCGCGCGGTCGGGTCGGCTCGTGCGAGCGAAGCGTCGCGGCCTCGTCGGCGCGGCAGTCGGTCGTGGGCGGCGTTTTACGGCTCGCTGTACGAGGTGAGTTCGGACGCGGACCTCGAGTTCGAGGAGAAACTCGAGCACCTGCTCTCGTTCGGGTCGGAGTACCTCGGCGTCGAACTGGGCTTTCTGACCCGAATCGAAGACGGAACACAGACGGTCGAGGTCGCCGTCGGCGACCACGAACTGTTACAGAACGGCTCGCAGTATCCGCTCTCCGAGGCGTACTGTCGGAAGACGATCGAAACCGACGGCCTGCTCGGCGTTCACGACGCCCTCGCGGCCGGCTGGGAGGGCGACCCGGCCTACGAGGCGTTCGACCTCGGCTGTTACATCGGCGGGAGGGTGACCGTCGACGGCGCACTATACGGGACCCTCTGTTTCGCCGACACCGACCCGCAGACCGAGCCGTTTACCGGCCCCGAGCGGACCGCGGTCGAACTGCTCACTCGCTGGGTGAGTTACGAACTCGAGGAGCGACACACCAGGGAGCGGCTTCGGCGTAAAACCGAGCGCCTCGAGCGGCTCACGGCCGTCGTCAGCCACGACCTCCGGAACCCGCTGACGGTGGCACAGCTCCAGCTCGGCCTGGCCCGCGAGGCGATCGACGCCGATCTCGAGGCCCTCGGTCACGTCGCAGACGCCCACGACCGGATGGAGACCATCATCGACGACCTGCTGTGGCTCGCCCGGGAGGGCCGGGACGTCGGCGCCCTCGAGCCGGCCTCGCTCGCCGCCGTCGCGCGAGACGCCTGGGGTACCGTCGACACCGGCGAGGCGACCCTCGAAGTCACAGACCGAGAGGTCGTCGCGGACCCGAACCGACTCCGTCAGATCCTCGAGAACCTGTTTCGAAACGCGGTCGACCACGCCGGCGAGGAGCCGACGGTTCGCGTCGGCCCGCTCGACGGCGGCGCATCGGGGTTTTACGTCGAGGACGACGGTCCCGGCGTCCCCGCGGAACTCGGCGAGAGGGTGTTCGAGCCCGGGACGACCGAGTCCGACCAGGGAACGGGGCTCGGACTCTCGATCGTCAGGGGGATCGCGACGGCCCACGACTGGGACGTCTCGCTGACCAGGAGCGACGCGGGCGGTGCGCGATTCGAGTTCACCGGCGTCGACGGCGCGTAACGGCAGCGACCGCCGCCGAACCCGACCGTTTCTTTGTCTCCGCCGCAGAACTCGCAGCCATGACCGCGGACCCGGTTACCGACCTGATAGACAGACTTCGCGCGGAGGCCGAACTCGACCGACCGGCGGCAGAGACGCCCGACGTCGGGATCGTGATGGGAAGCGACTCCGACCTCGAGACGATGATGACCGGTGGCAGTCGTCCCGGCGCCTACGACGCGCTGGTCGACGAACTCGGCTTCGAGGAGCAGACGGACTTCGAGAACCCGCCCGAGGCGCGCTTTACCTTCGAGACGTACGTCACCTCCGCCCACCGGACGCCCGACCTGATGAGCGCCTACGCCGAGACGGCCGAGGATCGCGGCCTCGAGGTGCTCATCGCCGGCGCCGGCGGCAAGTCCGCGGACTTGCCGAACATGACCGCTTCGATCGCCTACCCGCTACCCGTCATCGGCGTTCCCGTCCAGGAGAAGTCCGTCGACAGCGTCATCGGGATGCCTGCGGGCGCGCCGCTGGTCGCCGTCGACGCCGGCAAGTCGTTCAACGCGGCGCTCTCGGCGGTCCAGATCCTCGCCCGCCAGCACGAGACGCTGCGCGAGCGGCTGCTCGAGTACCACGAGTCGCTGCGGGCGGACGTCGGAACCGTCTCCCGCGAACTCCACGACGGCGGAACGACCGCCTACCTGTCGCGGTAACGTCCCGCAGCGATCGCAAACCGTTCGTAACGGCGACAGTTACGACGAGTTCATCGCCGCGGTATCGACGTCCCAGCACGGACGGGCGCTGTTCTCGATCCGCGTGACCTCTCCGCTGTCGCGGCGGCTGCGGGTAAGACCGTATTACCATCAGCCGGCGGAGCGATCAGCGCCGGTGACTGTCACAGCTGAGACGTGAGACGGACACTGTCCGGAGTATCGGGTCCGAGGGGGACGCTGTCGGTCGGTATCGGGCGAAAAACAAAGAATCAACCCTTATATGGGTGCGTTTCCAAGCCCCGCACGTTACGGAGATGAACCAATGGATAGCCATCGGGGCGCTGGCGCTCGTGGGGCTACTGATTCCGCTCGGCATGATGGCGGTGTCGTATCTCCTGCGTCCGAGTGTACCCGAGACGAGTAAACGTGCCACCTACGAGAGTGGCGAGGTGCCGACCGGCGGGACGCGCATCCGGTTTAACACCCAGTACTACATGGTTGCGCTTCTTTTCCTGGTCTTCGACATCGAGACCGTCCTGCTGTTCCCGTGGGCGATCGTCTACACCGACGCGCTCGCCGCGGAGGAGTACGGGCTCCTCGAGGCGCTCGGACCGATGCTGGTGTTCGTCGCCATCCTCCTCGTCGGACTCGCGTGGGCGTGGCGCAACGGCGCAGTACAGTGGGCTCGAAGCCCCCGCCAGGTCGAACCCCGATCTGAGGTCGATCGACCATGAGTAGCGACAAACCACGCCAAGACATCTACGACAGCACCGCACCGGTGACAGACACGCGCGACGCGCGGATGGGAGAGGGTGTCGACGATCGGTTCAACTCGAAGCTCCGGGAGGCGTTCGGCTCGTCACCGTTCATCCTCACGAAGTTCGACCAGTTCATGAACTGGGTCCGCGGCTCGTCGATGTTCATGCTGCAGTTCGGAATCGCCTGCTGCAGCATCGAGATGATCCACACCTACGCGATCAAGCACGACCTGGACCGCTTCGGTGCCGGCGTTCCGCGTGCCTCGCCCAGGCAGGCGGACGTGATCATCGTTCCCGGAACCATCGTCTCGAAGTTCGGCCCGCGGATGAAGCGCGTCTACGACCAGATGCCCGAGCCCAAGTTCGTCATCGGGATGGGGTCGTGTACGATCTCCGGCGGCCCCTTCCAGGAGGGGTACAACGTCGTCAAGGGCGCAGAAGAGATCATCCCCGTCGACATCCACGTTCCTGGCTGCCCGCCCCGACCGGAGGCGCTCATCTACGGCGTCGCCAAGCTCCAGGAGCGCGTCGCCAACGGCGAGACCTCGCCCGTCGTCGTCAAGCCGTACGAACTCGAGCAGTTCGGCGACCTGCCACGGGACGAGCTGGTACAGAAGCTCGCCGACCAGATCGACGAGGACGACCTCGTCATGCGGTACAACTGGGCTGATTCACCATGAGCACGGAACTCGAACCGGTGGCCGATCGGACCACCGAAGACGAACTCGAGGCGCTGATCGGCGACCGCGCGCTCGCGCGTGACGATCACAAGAACGCCCCCGGCTTCGTCATCCGTCCCGACGCCGTTCAGGACGTCCTCTTCGATCTGCGAGACGAGGCCGGCTTCGATCACCTCTCGTGTCTCACCGCACAGCAGTACCCCGACCGGTACGAGTCGGTCTACCACCTGAAGAAGTACGACGACCCGACCCAGGAGGTGAGCGTCGTCGTGCCGACGTCGGTCGACGATCCCGTCAGCGAGTCCGCCGAACCCGTCTACCGGACCGCCGACTGGCACGAGCGTGAGGCGTTCGACCTCGTCGGCATCGACTACGAGGGGCATCCCGATCCCCGCCGCATTCTGCTGCCGGAGACCTGGCAGGGCCACCCGCTCTCGCTCGATTTCGACCAGAGCAAGCCACAGCTGGTCACGCTGTCGGAACACGCGAACCCGCTCCAGGAAGACCACAGGGACACCGAATCGGACACGATGTTCCTGAACATCGGCCCGCACCACCCGGCGACCCACGGCGTCTTGCACGTCAAGACCGTCCTCGACGGCGAGACCGTCGCGGACGTCGAACCCGACATCGGCTACCTCCACCGCTGTGAGGAGCAGATGTGCCAGCAGGGAACCTACCGCCACCAGATCATGCCCTACCCCGACCGCTGGGACTACGTCTCGGCGGGGCTGCTCAACGAGTGGGCGTACGCCCGCGCGGCGGAGGACCTCGCGGATATCGAGGTTCCCGAGTACGCCCAGGTCATTCGGACGATGGGCGCGGAGCTGTGCCGGATCGCCTCGCACATGCTCGCGCTCGGGACGTTCTGTCTCGACGTCTTCGGCGACTTCACCGCCGTCTTCCAGTACGCGTTCCGCGACCGCGAGGTCGTCCAGGACATCTTAGAGGATCTGACCGGCCAGCGGCTGATGTTCAACTACTTCCGGCTGGGCGGGGTCGCCTGGGACCTTCCGGAGCCCCGCGAGGAGTTCTTCGAGAAGACGCGGGACTTCCTCGACGACCTCCCGCACAAGCTCGCGGAGTACGACGACCTCGTCACGGGCAACGAGATCTTCCAGATCCGGTGTGTCGACACCGGTATCCTCGAGCCCGAGATCGCAAAACAGTACGGCTGCAGCGGTCCCGTCGCCCGCGGCTCGGGCGTCGACTACGACCTGCGCCGGGACGACCCCTACGGCTACTACGAGAACTTAGAGTGGGACGTCATCACCGAGGACGGGATGGACAACTACTCGCGCGTGCTCGTACGCATGCAGGAAGTCGAGGAGTCCGCGAAGATCATCGAGCAGTGTATCGACCTCCTCGAGGAGTGGCCCGAGGACGACCGCCAGATTCAGTCGAACGTCCCCCGGACGCTCAAGCCCGAGGCCGACACCGAGGTGTACCGCGCCGTCGAGGGTGCGAAAGGTGAACTCGGGATCTACATCCGCTCTGACGGCACGGACAAGCCGGGACGGTTCAAGATCCGGAGTCCGTGTTTCCACAACTTACACACGCTCGAGGAGATGACGAAGGGCGAGTACATCCCTGACCTGATCGCCTCGCTCGGCAGCCTGGACATCGTGCTCGGAGAGGTGGATCGATGAGTTCGGTCACGGCGCCTCTCCAGGTCGGCGAACCGCTGTTTCCGGAGCGGATCGCCGACCTCACCGGTCTCGGCGAACTCGGCATAGCCGGCGAACTGATCGCGACGTTCATCGCGGCGTTCATCGTCGGCAACCTGATGCTCGCGATGACCGGCGTCGCCGGTCCGTGGGCGAAACGAAAGATTACCGCCGCGTTCACCGATCGAATCGCGGTCAACCGCGTCGGACCGTTCGGCCTGCTGATCATCGTGGCCGACGCCGTCCGCCTGCTCTCGAAGGAGAACATCATTCCCGAGGCGGTCGACCGACCGGCGTACGACCTCGCGCCGATCGTCGTCGCCTCGTCGGCGATGCTCGGCTTCGCGGTGATCCCGATGGGAAGCGGCGTCCAGCTCGCCGACCCCGAGGTCGGACTGGCGTACGTCTTCGCCGTCTCCGGCATCGCAAGCATCGGACTCGTGATGGCCGGCTACGCCTCCGCGAACAAGTACTCGCTGCTGGGCGGGCTGCGCGCGGTCGCACAGAACGTCGCCTACGAGATCCCGCTGGTCGTCACCGGGATGTCCGTGGTGATCTTCACCGGTTCGCTGCAGATGAGTACGATCGTCGAAGCGCAGGCCGAGCCGCTGATCGACTTCGGCGCGGTCGCGATCCCGTCGTGGTACGCGATCGTCAACCCGTTCGCGTTCGTGTTGTTCCTGACGGCGAACTTCGCCGAAATCGGCCGGAACCCCTTCGACACGCCCGAGGCGCCGACGGAGATCGTCGCGGGGTACCAGACGGAGTACTCGAGCGTCTACTTCGTGTTGATCTACCTCGGGGAGTTCCTGCACATCTTCCTCGGCGGGGCGATCATCGCGACGATCTTCCTCGGCGGCCCGGCGGGGCCGGGGCCGGAGGAGATCGGCATCGTCTGGTTCCTCGTGAAGATCTGGGCGGTGTTCTTCCTCACCCAGTGGCTGCGCTCTGCGTTGCCACGGGTTCGTATCGACCAACTCATCGAGATCGGCTGGAAGGGCATGCTCGTCCTTTCGTTCGCCAATCTCGTGCTCACTGCGGTTATCGTGGGGCTGATTCAGGCATGATCGGACTGCTCAAATCCATGGCGACGACGATGAAACACGCACTGGACGGGAACACGTTCACGGTCGAGTACCCGGACGTCGCTCCCGAAGTATCGCCGCGCTTTCGCGGCGTCCACAAGTTCAGCCAGGAGCGGTGCATCTGGTGTCGTCAGTGCGAGAACGTCTGTCCGAACGACACGATCCAGATCGTCACCGACGACCAGCGTCAGGGCGAACAGTACAACCTCCACATCGGACAGTGCATCTACTGCCGGCTCTGTGAGGAGGTCTGCCCCGTCGACGCGATCTTGCTCACCCAGAACTTCGAGTTCACCGGCGACACCAAACACGATCTGGTGTACAACAAAGAGCAGCTGAAGGCGGTACCGTGGTACAAGGACATCGACCCCCTCGAGTCGCGCGAACCGGACCGCGGCGGCTGGATCGGCGAGGGTGAAGGAGAGGTCGATTACCAGTAAGAGAGTCAGCCCATCTCGAAATCTACAAAGGGCATACACAACCAGACAACACCAATGACATACGAGCTCATCGCGTTCGCACTGTTCGCACTCGTGACGCTGAGCAGTGCCTTGGGCGTCGTGCTCCTGCAGGATCCGTGGCATTCGGCACTCCTGCTCGGCGTGGCCCTGATGAGCGTCGCGGTCCACTACGTGATGTTGGCGGCGGAGTTCGTCGCCGTGATGCAGGTTCTCGTCTACGTGGGCGGGGTCCTCATTCTCATCACGTTCGCCGTGATGCTGACGCAACGGGCGGAACCTGATGACAGGGTGGTACAGACATGACGACAGGGCCGAAACTGCGCCTCGGAAAGGCGCTCGTTCCCGGCGTTCTCGCCGTTGCGCTGTTCGCGGTGATGGCGCTTATCGTCCTGAACACGCCGTTCGGCGGGATGGAGGGCTTTAGCCCCGGTGATACGACGATCACCGACAACATCGGCTACGCAATGCTGGATCTCACCGAGCTGCAGGAAATCGACAGCGAGCCGTTCCTCGCGTCGTTCCTGCTGGCCGCGGTCGTTCTCGACGCCGCACTGGACGCCTCGCTCGTCCTCGCAAAGCGCGAGGAGGCCGGCGAACCGGTGACCGCGCTCTCGAGCCGATCGGACCCCGGGGCGGACGAGGGGGCCCAGCCCGCCGTCACCGACGGCGGCGAGGGAGGTGAGAACGCGTGAGTGTCGGCGTCGAACACTACGTGCTGCTGTCGATGGCCCTGTTCTGTATCGGGCTGTTCGGCGTACTCACGCGCCGCAACGCACTCATGTTCCTGATGTCCGTCGAGTTGATGCTAAACGCGGCCAACATCAACCTGATCGCGTTCGCGTTCTACCACGGCAACCTCACCGGCCAGGTGTTCGCCCTCTTTACGATGGCGCTGGCCGCCGCGGAGGTCGCCGTCGGGCTCGGGATCATCCTGGTGCTGTACCGGAACTTCCGCGACGTCGACGTGACGGTGCCGTCGGCGATGAGGTGGTAAGATGGTAGGTGTATTCGAACTTGCTCCGGCGATCGCGTTGTTCCCCCTTGCGGCGTTCGTCATCGCGCTCGTCTTCGGCGACGCGATGCCGAAGAAGGGCGCGTTCGCGGGTATCTTCGCGACGGCGGCCTCGTTAGTGCTGTCGCTCGTGATGCTCGCGACCGTCGCAGGCGGCGAAGTGTACCACGAGACCCTCTACGAGTGGGCCGTCGGCTCCGAGATCGCGTTCACGTTCGGGATCCTGATCGATCCCCTCTCGGCGCTGATGCTCGTCATCGTCTCGCTGATCGCGCTGCTCGTGCACGTCTTCAGTCTCGGCTACATGAACGCCGAGGGCGAGACCGGGCTGCCGCGGTACTACGCCGAACTCGGCCTGTTCACCTTCAGCATGCTCGCGTTCGTCTTCGCGGACAACCTGCTGATGGCGTTCATGTTCTTCGAGCTCGTGGGACTGTGTTCGTACCTGCTGATCGGCTTCTGGTTTCGCACCCGGTCGGCACCGTCGGCGGCGAAGAAGGCGTTTCTGGTCACCCGCTTCGGTGACTACTTCTTCCTGCTCGGGGTCGTC
Above is a genomic segment from Natrononativus amylolyticus containing:
- a CDS encoding MFS transporter; amino-acid sequence: MDGNDRAITRFTMVGHAMFHGYEMAIPLFVVVWLVAFDASAALIGTVVAVGYALIGVGAVPSGVLSDSYGSKTLVTGSILGMGAGFLLLSLATSVWLVAVALVVWGAAASVYHPAALSLLTRGTHGTGTALAYHGAAGNVGTALGPFVAAVLLTFLEWQLVAALLAVPAVAAAAYAQVASFDETAGVDGEGTVAADGGMSPLEFLAQSKLLFASGFVVVFVIAMFGGIYYRGIFTFLPDVLGQLGVFEAVVVGGEEFDPSQYLYAGLLMIGAFGQLAGGKLSDRVTPEYAIIGAFAAQVAVSLAFVPAAALGTATFLLACAALGFFVYLYAPIVQALVGETVPADVHGLSFGYVYLGVFGVGAAGASIAGIVYTYGDVEHVFVVLAAFPAAALLLAGYLALRLER
- a CDS encoding pyridoxal phosphate-dependent aminotransferase, whose product is MTMHFTDRVTSVEPSATLAISALASELEAEGEDVVDLSVGEPDFPTPENVVEAAEASMEAGDTGYTTSKGIPELREAIARTLQGDGLEWEADNVIVTPGGKQALYEVIHALIQEGDEVVLLDPAWVSYEAMVTMAGGSLSRVDLSPYDFQLEPGLDDLADAVSDDTDLLIVNSPSNPTGAVYSEAALEGVRDLAVEHDFTVISDEIYKEITYGVEPTSLGTLEGMAERTVTVNGFSKAYSMTGWRLGYLAGPQELIEQAGKLHSHSVSCAVNFVQHAGVEALENTDDAVAEMVGAFEARRDLVADLLAEEGVDVAVPDGAFYMMLPTSEAPRASESGDEPRVDDQAWCEGALEDAHVATVPGSAFGTPGYARISYAASEERLREGIERLVGEGYL
- the ribH gene encoding 6,7-dimethyl-8-ribityllumazine synthase; the encoded protein is MTALGLVVAEFNRPITEQMEEAALEVAESAGVEVYETVRVPGVYDAPLAADRLARVNEVDCVVVIGAVITGDTDHDQVITDAAAARLSDVSLERDTPVTLGVTGPGMSAAEARERVDNAAKAVDGALSLVESLPEP
- a CDS encoding 5-(carboxyamino)imidazole ribonucleotide synthase, with protein sequence MTTLRTPGPTLGVVGGGQLGRMLAEAAAPLGVDVVVLDPTPDCPAAPVASDQIVGDFDDEAGVRELAARADVLTFEIELADQDLLERASDRSGTPVHPRPETLRLIHDKLVQKEALEEAGIPVPPFRAVEDADDVRAAIDDYGAPVMLKARTGGYDGRGNVPVESTAEADEALEAVAGPAMVEAFVEFEREVSVIAVKGDGETATFPVGENVHEDEILRETIVPARSSPAVEGRAREVATDVLELMAGRGVYGIELFEVSGESAADGPILVNEIAPRPHNSGHWTIEGAQCSQFEQHARAVLGWPLGSTVLRGPTVSTNLLGDGAENRPAALRNVDRILETAGAHLHWYGKREARPLRKLGHVTVAGDETDEAEDLLETARRLRDAVTFE
- a CDS encoding sensor histidine kinase, yielding MNGSYRERAAGGSVRALCLTPDETLGGREPAAFESDEFSLSPVADRERMRRDALDADCAVVDGTNDGSIEAVEALLEAHPTLPVIVVGGSVDLEARALEAGVTECLRDETLDRNPGLLEARVRRAVGSARASEASRPRRRGSRSWAAFYGSLYEVSSDADLEFEEKLEHLLSFGSEYLGVELGFLTRIEDGTQTVEVAVGDHELLQNGSQYPLSEAYCRKTIETDGLLGVHDALAAGWEGDPAYEAFDLGCYIGGRVTVDGALYGTLCFADTDPQTEPFTGPERTAVELLTRWVSYELEERHTRERLRRKTERLERLTAVVSHDLRNPLTVAQLQLGLAREAIDADLEALGHVADAHDRMETIIDDLLWLAREGRDVGALEPASLAAVARDAWGTVDTGEATLEVTDREVVADPNRLRQILENLFRNAVDHAGEEPTVRVGPLDGGASGFYVEDDGPGVPAELGERVFEPGTTESDQGTGLGLSIVRGIATAHDWDVSLTRSDAGGARFEFTGVDGA
- a CDS encoding AIR carboxylase family protein; the encoded protein is MTADPVTDLIDRLRAEAELDRPAAETPDVGIVMGSDSDLETMMTGGSRPGAYDALVDELGFEEQTDFENPPEARFTFETYVTSAHRTPDLMSAYAETAEDRGLEVLIAGAGGKSADLPNMTASIAYPLPVIGVPVQEKSVDSVIGMPAGAPLVAVDAGKSFNAALSAVQILARQHETLRERLLEYHESLRADVGTVSRELHDGGTTAYLSR
- a CDS encoding NADH-quinone oxidoreductase subunit A — protein: MNQWIAIGALALVGLLIPLGMMAVSYLLRPSVPETSKRATYESGEVPTGGTRIRFNTQYYMVALLFLVFDIETVLLFPWAIVYTDALAAEEYGLLEALGPMLVFVAILLVGLAWAWRNGAVQWARSPRQVEPRSEVDRP
- a CDS encoding NADH-quinone oxidoreductase subunit B produces the protein MSSDKPRQDIYDSTAPVTDTRDARMGEGVDDRFNSKLREAFGSSPFILTKFDQFMNWVRGSSMFMLQFGIACCSIEMIHTYAIKHDLDRFGAGVPRASPRQADVIIVPGTIVSKFGPRMKRVYDQMPEPKFVIGMGSCTISGGPFQEGYNVVKGAEEIIPVDIHVPGCPPRPEALIYGVAKLQERVANGETSPVVVKPYELEQFGDLPRDELVQKLADQIDEDDLVMRYNWADSP